One window of Streptomyces sp. FIT100 genomic DNA carries:
- the hrpA gene encoding ATP-dependent RNA helicase HrpA, with protein MSTSFADLQNLLAEISLRDAHRLGRRLEGTRRIRKPEARQAVLDEIAAEAAKAAASSAGRAARVPEVTYPEQLPVSQKRDEILAAIRDHQVVIVAGETGSGKTTQIPKICLELGRGVRGMIGHTQPRRIAARTVAERVAEELRTPLGEAVGWKVRFTDQVNPDATFVKLMTDGILLAEIQTDRELRAYDTIIIDEAHERSLNIDFLLGYLAQLLPKRPDLKVVITSATIDPERFSRHFGDAPIVEVSGRTYPVEVRYRPLLEEESDESDRDQITAVCDAVDELQAEGPGDILVFLSGEREIRDTADALIKKNLRHTEVLPLYARLSHAEQHRVFQAHTGRRIVLATNVAETSLTVPGIKYVIDPGTARISRYSHRTKVQRLPIEAISQASANQRKGRCGRTSDGICVRLYSEDDFEARPEFTDAEILRTNLASVILQMTAAGLGDIEKFPFIDPPDHRNIRDGVQLLQELGALDPVQKDPKKRLTQMGRKLAQLPVDPRLARMVMEADKNGCVREVMVIAAALSIQDPRERPADKQAQADQQHARFKDETSDFLAFLNLWRYVREQQKERGSSSFRRMCKQEYLNFLRIREWQDIYAQLRTVAKQMGIHLNEDDAPEQSVHVSLLAGLLSHIGMKDIKDGAKNEYLGARNAKFAVFPGSALFKKPPRFVMSAELVETSRLWARVNAKIEPEWIEPLAEHLLKRTYSEPHWEKDQAAVMAYEKVTLYGVPIIAQRKVNYGRIDPETSRELFIRNALVEGDWRTHHKFFSDNRRLLTEVEELEHRARRRDILVDDETLFDFYDQRVPEHVVSGAHFDSWWKHKRREEPELLDFEREMLINEKAGAVTKDDYPDAWRQGQLKFRVTYQFEPGADADGVTVHIPLQVLNQVTDEGFDWQIPGLREEVVTELIRSLPKPVRRHYVPAPNYAKAFLERAVPLQEPLPVTLARELQRMVGVPVDGDDFDLAKVPDHLKITFRIIDERRRKLAEDKDLEALRLSLKPKARQALSHAAAATAERSGGTAVERSGLTDWSIGTLSRVFETRRAGQPVKAYPALVDEGETVAVRLFDTEAEQTQAMWRGTRKLILLNIPVNPAKFASERLTNQQKLALSRNPHGSIQALFDDCATAAADKLIADHGGPAWDEESFRKLYDKVRADLVDATVRTVDQVGQILAAWQACERRLKATSSLALVANVQDVRTQLTALVPAGFVTRTGLRRLPDLMRYLVAVDRRLQQMPTAVQRDTTRMAKVHEMQDEYAWLLEQLPKGRPVPQEVLDIRWMIEELRVSYFAHALGTAYPVSDKRIVKAIGAAAP; from the coding sequence ATGTCTACTTCCTTCGCCGATCTCCAGAACCTGCTGGCCGAGATCTCGCTGCGCGACGCGCACCGGCTCGGACGGCGGCTCGAGGGCACCCGCCGGATCCGTAAGCCCGAGGCGCGGCAGGCCGTGCTGGACGAGATCGCGGCGGAGGCCGCGAAGGCCGCCGCGAGCAGCGCAGGGCGCGCGGCACGGGTGCCGGAGGTCACGTACCCCGAGCAGCTGCCGGTCAGTCAGAAGCGGGACGAGATCCTCGCGGCGATACGGGACCACCAGGTCGTGATCGTCGCGGGTGAGACCGGCTCCGGCAAGACGACGCAGATCCCGAAGATCTGTCTGGAGCTCGGCCGCGGCGTACGCGGCATGATCGGGCACACCCAGCCGCGCAGGATCGCCGCGCGCACGGTCGCCGAGCGTGTCGCGGAGGAGCTGCGCACTCCGCTCGGCGAGGCGGTCGGCTGGAAGGTCCGCTTCACCGACCAGGTGAACCCGGACGCGACCTTCGTCAAGCTGATGACGGACGGCATCCTGCTCGCCGAGATCCAGACGGACCGCGAGCTGCGCGCGTACGACACGATCATCATCGACGAGGCCCACGAGCGGTCGCTCAACATCGACTTCCTCCTCGGCTATCTGGCCCAGCTGCTGCCGAAGCGTCCCGACCTGAAGGTCGTGATCACCTCCGCGACCATCGACCCCGAGCGGTTCTCCAGACACTTCGGGGACGCGCCGATCGTCGAGGTCTCCGGCCGGACCTACCCCGTCGAGGTCCGCTACCGCCCCCTCCTCGAGGAGGAGAGCGACGAGAGCGACCGCGACCAGATCACCGCCGTCTGCGACGCCGTCGACGAGCTCCAGGCCGAAGGCCCCGGCGACATCCTGGTCTTCCTCTCCGGAGAGCGCGAGATCCGCGACACCGCGGACGCGCTGATCAAGAAGAACCTCCGCCACACCGAGGTCCTCCCCCTCTACGCCCGCCTCTCGCACGCCGAGCAGCACCGCGTCTTCCAGGCGCACACGGGCCGTCGAATCGTCCTCGCGACCAACGTCGCCGAGACCTCGCTGACCGTCCCCGGCATCAAGTACGTGATCGACCCGGGCACGGCCCGCATCTCCCGCTACAGCCATCGCACCAAGGTCCAGCGCCTGCCCATCGAGGCCATCAGCCAGGCCAGCGCCAACCAGCGCAAGGGCCGCTGCGGCCGTACGTCGGACGGCATCTGCGTCCGGCTCTACTCCGAGGACGACTTCGAGGCGCGCCCCGAGTTCACGGACGCCGAGATCCTGCGGACGAACCTGGCGTCCGTCATCCTCCAGATGACCGCGGCCGGCCTCGGCGACATCGAGAAGTTCCCCTTCATCGACCCGCCGGACCACCGCAACATCCGCGACGGCGTGCAGCTCCTCCAGGAGCTGGGCGCGCTGGACCCGGTGCAGAAGGATCCGAAGAAGCGGCTCACGCAGATGGGCCGCAAGCTCGCCCAGCTGCCGGTGGACCCGCGCCTCGCCCGGATGGTCATGGAGGCCGACAAGAACGGCTGCGTGCGCGAGGTCATGGTCATCGCTGCCGCGCTCTCCATCCAGGACCCGCGAGAGCGCCCCGCGGACAAACAGGCGCAGGCCGACCAGCAGCACGCCCGCTTCAAGGACGAGACGAGCGACTTCCTCGCCTTCCTGAACCTCTGGCGATACGTCCGAGAGCAGCAGAAGGAGCGCGGCTCCTCCAGCTTCCGCCGGATGTGCAAGCAGGAGTACCTCAACTTCCTGCGCATCCGCGAATGGCAGGACATCTACGCGCAGCTGCGCACGGTCGCCAAGCAGATGGGGATCCATCTCAACGAGGACGACGCGCCCGAGCAGTCCGTGCATGTCTCGCTCCTCGCGGGGCTCCTCTCCCATATCGGGATGAAGGACATTAAAGACGGCGCGAAGAACGAGTATCTGGGCGCCCGGAACGCCAAGTTCGCCGTCTTCCCCGGCTCGGCCCTCTTCAAGAAGCCGCCGCGCTTCGTCATGTCCGCCGAGCTCGTCGAGACCTCCCGCCTCTGGGCCCGGGTCAACGCGAAGATCGAGCCCGAGTGGATCGAGCCGCTCGCCGAGCACCTGCTCAAGCGCACCTACAGCGAGCCGCACTGGGAGAAGGACCAGGCGGCGGTGATGGCGTACGAGAAGGTCACGCTGTACGGCGTCCCGATCATCGCCCAGCGCAAGGTGAACTACGGCCGGATCGACCCGGAGACGAGCCGCGAGCTTTTCATCCGCAACGCACTCGTCGAGGGCGACTGGCGCACGCACCACAAGTTCTTCTCCGACAACCGCCGGCTCCTCACCGAGGTGGAGGAGCTGGAGCACCGGGCCCGGCGCCGCGACATCCTGGTGGACGACGAGACGCTGTTCGACTTCTACGACCAGCGGGTGCCCGAGCACGTCGTCTCCGGCGCGCACTTCGACTCCTGGTGGAAGCACAAGCGCCGTGAGGAACCCGAGCTCCTCGACTTCGAGCGCGAGATGCTCATCAACGAGAAGGCCGGGGCGGTCACCAAGGACGACTATCCGGACGCGTGGCGCCAGGGGCAGCTGAAGTTCCGTGTCACGTACCAGTTCGAGCCGGGCGCGGACGCGGACGGCGTCACCGTCCACATCCCGCTCCAGGTGCTCAACCAGGTCACGGACGAGGGCTTCGACTGGCAGATCCCGGGCCTGCGCGAGGAGGTCGTGACGGAGCTGATCCGCTCCCTCCCGAAGCCGGTCCGCCGGCACTACGTGCCCGCGCCGAACTACGCGAAGGCGTTCCTGGAGCGGGCGGTGCCGTTGCAGGAGCCGCTGCCGGTCACGCTCGCGCGCGAGCTGCAGCGCATGGTCGGCGTCCCGGTGGACGGCGACGACTTCGACCTCGCGAAGGTGCCGGACCATCTGAAGATCACGTTCCGGATCATTGACGAGCGGCGCCGGAAGCTGGCCGAGGACAAGGACCTGGAGGCGCTGCGGCTGTCGCTGAAGCCGAAGGCCCGTCAGGCCCTCTCCCACGCCGCCGCGGCCACCGCCGAGCGCTCGGGCGGTACGGCCGTCGAGCGCTCGGGGCTCACCGACTGGTCGATCGGCACGCTGTCGCGCGTCTTCGAGACCCGCCGCGCGGGCCAGCCGGTCAAGGCGTACCCGGCCCTGGTCGACGAGGGCGAGACCGTCGCCGTACGCCTCTTCGACACCGAGGCCGAGCAGACGCAGGCCATGTGGCGCGGCACGCGGAAGCTGATCCTGCTGAACATCCCGGTCAACCCGGCGAAGTTCGCCTCCGAGCGGCTGACGAACCAGCAGAAGCTCGCTCTCTCCCGCAATCCGCACGGCTCCATCCAGGCGCTCTTCGACGACTGCGCGACCGCCGCGGCGGACAAGCTGATCGCCGACCACGGCGGTCCTGCGTGGGATGAGGAATCGTTCCGGAAGCTCTACGACAAAGTCCGCGCGGACCTCGTGGACGCGACCGTACGGACCGTGGACCAGGTCGGGCAGATCCTGGCCGCCTGGCAGGCCTGTGAGCGGCGTCTCAAGGCCACCAGCAGCCTGGCCCTGGTCGCCAACGTCCAGGACGTCCGGACGCAGCTCACGGCCCTCGTGCCGGCCGGTTTCGTGACGAGGACGGGTCTGCGGCGCCTGCCCGACCTGATGCGCTATCTGGTCGCCGTGGACCGCCGGCTCCAGCAGATGCCGACGGCCGTCCAGCGCGACACGACGCGTATGGCGAAGGTCCACGAGATGCAGGACGAGTACGCCTGGCTGCTGGAGCAGCTGCCCAAGGGACGGCCGGTGCCCCAGGAGGTCCTGGACATCCGCTGGATGATCGAGGAGCTGCGGGTGAGCTATTTCGCCCACGCCCTGGGCACGGCGTACCCCGTCTCGGACAAGCGCATCGTCAAGGCGATCGGCGCGGCGGCGCCGTGA
- a CDS encoding DUF6274 family protein: MAASTARHETRALLRAHLAAVSGYRHLTRHCPVCHRLERLAMESAAEPEDAEDAEDGSATPPPAM; the protein is encoded by the coding sequence ATGGCGGCATCCACAGCGAGGCATGAGACACGGGCGCTGCTGCGCGCCCATCTCGCGGCCGTGTCCGGCTATCGCCATCTCACCCGGCACTGTCCGGTCTGCCATCGGCTGGAGCGCCTCGCCATGGAGTCGGCCGCCGAGCCGGAGGACGCCGAGGACGCCGAGGACGGCTCCGCCACCCCTCCTCCGGCCATGTGA
- the bldC gene encoding developmental transcriptional regulator BldC, protein MTARTPDAEPLLTPAEVATMFRVDPKTVTRWAKAGKLTSIRTLGGHRRYREAEVRALLAGIPQQRSEA, encoded by the coding sequence ATGACCGCTCGCACCCCTGATGCCGAGCCGCTGCTGACCCCGGCTGAGGTTGCCACGATGTTCCGCGTGGACCCGAAGACGGTCACCCGCTGGGCCAAGGCAGGCAAGCTCACGTCCATCCGTACCCTCGGTGGACACCGCCGGTACCGCGAGGCAGAGGTCCGCGCACTGCTTGCGGGTATTCCGCAGCAGCGCAGCGAGGCCTGA
- a CDS encoding Glu/Leu/Phe/Val dehydrogenase dimerization domain-containing protein — protein MTDVTGAPVDVLHTLFHSDQGGHEQVVLCQDRASGLKAVIAIHSTALGPALGGTRFYPYATEEAAVADALNLSRGMSYKNAMAGLDHGGGKAVIIGDPELIKSEELLLAYGRFVASLGGRYVTACDVGTYVADMDVVARENRWTTGRSPENGGAGDSSVLTAYGVFQGMRASAQHEWGDPTLRGRRVGVAGVGKVGHYLVEHLLEDGAEVVITDVREESVRRITDRFPQVTVVSDTDALIRTEGLDIYAPCALGGALNDETVPVLTARIVCGAANNQLAHPGVEKDLADRHILYAPDYVVNAGGVIQVADELHGFDFDRCKAKAAKIFDTTLEIFARAKADGIPPAAAADRIAEQRMAEARRR, from the coding sequence GTGACCGATGTGACCGGCGCCCCTGTCGACGTACTGCACACCCTGTTCCACTCGGACCAGGGGGGCCACGAACAAGTCGTGCTGTGCCAGGACCGCGCCAGTGGCCTGAAGGCCGTCATCGCCATCCACTCGACCGCTCTGGGCCCGGCCCTCGGCGGCACGCGCTTCTACCCGTACGCCACCGAGGAAGCCGCCGTCGCCGACGCGCTGAACCTCTCGCGCGGGATGTCGTACAAGAACGCCATGGCCGGTCTCGACCACGGCGGCGGCAAGGCCGTGATCATCGGGGACCCGGAACTGATCAAGAGCGAGGAGCTGCTGCTGGCCTACGGCCGGTTCGTCGCCTCACTCGGCGGCCGGTACGTCACGGCCTGCGACGTCGGCACCTACGTCGCCGACATGGACGTCGTGGCGCGCGAGAACAGGTGGACCACCGGCCGCTCCCCCGAGAACGGCGGCGCCGGCGACTCCTCCGTCCTCACCGCCTACGGCGTCTTCCAGGGCATGCGCGCCTCCGCCCAGCACGAGTGGGGCGACCCGACGCTGCGCGGCCGCAGGGTCGGTGTCGCGGGCGTCGGCAAGGTCGGCCACTACCTGGTCGAGCATCTGCTGGAGGACGGCGCCGAGGTCGTGATCACCGATGTGCGCGAGGAGTCGGTGCGCCGGATCACCGACAGGTTCCCGCAGGTCACCGTGGTCAGTGACACCGACGCGCTGATCCGCACCGAGGGCCTGGACATCTACGCCCCCTGCGCGCTCGGCGGTGCGCTCAACGACGAGACCGTGCCGGTGCTGACCGCCCGGATCGTCTGCGGCGCCGCCAACAACCAGCTCGCGCACCCGGGCGTCGAGAAGGACCTCGCCGACCGCCACATCCTCTACGCGCCGGACTACGTCGTGAACGCGGGCGGTGTGATCCAGGTCGCCGACGAGCTGCACGGCTTCGACTTCGACCGGTGCAAGGCCAAGGCGGCGAAGATCTTCGACACCACGCTCGAAATATTCGCGCGTGCGAAGGCAGACGGCATTCCGCCGGCCGCTGCGGCCGACCGGATCGCCGAGCAGCGGATGGCCGAGGCGCGGCGCCGCTAG
- a CDS encoding DUF3073 domain-containing protein, producing MGRGRAKAKQTKVARQLKYNSGGTDLSRLANELGASTSSPISSQPPNAEPFEDDEEDDPYARYAELYNDDEDDEGDDESSPSQRRGA from the coding sequence ATGGGGCGCGGCCGGGCCAAGGCCAAGCAGACGAAGGTCGCCCGCCAGCTGAAGTACAACAGCGGCGGGACTGACCTGTCGCGTCTGGCCAACGAGCTGGGCGCATCGACTTCGAGTCCGATTTCGAGCCAGCCGCCGAACGCTGAGCCGTTCGAGGATGACGAGGAAGACGACCCGTACGCCCGCTATGCGGAGCTGTACAACGATGACGAGGACGACGAGGGGGACGACGAGTCCTCGCCCTCGCAGCGTCGCGGCGCTTGA
- the purM gene encoding phosphoribosylformylglycinamidine cyclo-ligase produces MSETGASYAAAGVDIEAGDRAVELMKEWVKKTQRPEVLGGLGGFAGLFDASALKRYERPLLASATDGVGTKVDIARQMGVYDTIGHDLVAMVMDDIVVCGAEPLFMTDYICVGKVHPERVAAIVKGIAEGCVLAGTALVGGETAEHPGLLGPDDFDVAGAGTGVVEADRLLGADRIRTGDAVIAMASSGLHSNGYSLVRHVVFERAGWALDREVPEFGRTLGEELLEPTKIYSLDCLAMTRTTEVHAFSHVTGGGLAANLARVVPDHLHAVVDRSTWAPGAVFDVVGGAGGVERLELEKTLNMGVGMIAVVPEESVDVALTTLADRGVDAWVAGEVIERGEHSTGAGMQGTYSH; encoded by the coding sequence ATGTCTGAGACAGGTGCTTCCTACGCGGCAGCGGGCGTCGACATCGAGGCGGGAGACCGCGCCGTCGAACTCATGAAGGAGTGGGTGAAGAAGACCCAGCGGCCCGAGGTCCTCGGCGGCCTCGGCGGCTTCGCCGGACTCTTCGACGCCTCCGCCCTCAAGCGGTACGAGCGCCCGCTGCTCGCCTCGGCCACCGACGGAGTCGGCACGAAGGTCGACATCGCCCGCCAGATGGGCGTGTACGACACGATCGGCCACGACCTCGTGGCGATGGTCATGGACGACATCGTCGTGTGCGGTGCCGAGCCGCTCTTCATGACCGACTACATCTGCGTCGGCAAGGTCCACCCGGAGCGCGTCGCCGCCATCGTCAAGGGCATCGCCGAGGGCTGCGTCCTGGCCGGCACCGCCCTCGTCGGCGGCGAGACGGCCGAGCACCCGGGGCTCCTCGGACCGGACGACTTCGACGTCGCCGGCGCCGGCACGGGCGTCGTGGAGGCCGACCGGCTGCTGGGCGCGGATCGTATCCGTACGGGGGACGCCGTCATCGCCATGGCGTCGTCGGGCCTTCACTCCAACGGGTACTCGCTCGTCCGCCACGTGGTGTTCGAGCGGGCCGGCTGGGCGCTGGACCGGGAGGTCCCGGAGTTCGGCCGCACCCTCGGCGAGGAGCTGCTGGAGCCCACCAAGATCTACTCGCTGGACTGCCTCGCGATGACCCGCACCACCGAGGTGCACGCCTTCAGCCACGTCACCGGCGGCGGACTCGCGGCGAACCTCGCCCGCGTCGTCCCGGACCATCTGCATGCCGTGGTCGACCGGTCCACCTGGGCCCCGGGCGCGGTCTTCGACGTCGTCGGCGGCGCCGGCGGGGTCGAGCGGCTGGAGCTGGAGAAGACCCTCAACATGGGCGTCGGCATGATCGCCGTCGTGCCGGAGGAGTCGGTCGACGTGGCACTGACGACCCTCGCGGACCGTGGCGTCGACGCCTGGGTGGCCGGCGAGGTCATCGAGCGCGGCGAGCACTCCACCGGCGCCGGCATGCAGGGCACGTATTCACATTGA
- the purF gene encoding amidophosphoribosyltransferase produces the protein MPRGDGRLNHDLLPGEKGPQDACGVFGVWAPGEEVAKLTYFGLYALQHRGQESAGIAVSNGSQILVFKDMGLVSQVFDETSLGSLKGHIAVGHARYSTTGASVWENAQPTFRATANGSIALGHNGNLVNTAQLAAMVADLPKENGRATQVAATNDTDLVTALLAGQTDDDGKPLTIEEAATKVLPEVMGAFSLVFMDEHTLYAARDPQGIRPLVLGRLERGWVIASETAALDICGASFVREIEPGELIAIDENGLRTSRFAEAKPKGCVFEYVYLARPDTDIAGRNVYLSRVEMGRRLAKEAPAEADLVIATPESGTPAAIGYAEASGIPYGAGLVKNAYVGRTFIQPSQTIRQLGIRLKLNPLKEVIKGKRLVVVDDSIVRGNTQRALVRMLREAGAAEVHIRISSPPVKWPCFFGIDFATRAELIANGMTIDEIGTSLGADSLAYISIDGMIEATAIDKPNLCRACFDGEYPMELPDPELLGKQLLETELAGGADAADALRRP, from the coding sequence GTGCCACGTGGTGACGGACGACTCAACCACGACCTGCTCCCCGGTGAGAAGGGCCCCCAGGACGCTTGCGGCGTCTTCGGTGTCTGGGCTCCGGGCGAAGAGGTCGCCAAGCTCACGTACTTCGGGCTCTACGCCCTCCAACACCGGGGCCAGGAATCCGCGGGTATCGCGGTCAGCAACGGCTCCCAGATCCTCGTCTTCAAGGACATGGGACTGGTCTCCCAGGTCTTCGACGAGACCTCACTCGGCTCCCTCAAGGGTCATATCGCGGTCGGTCACGCCCGCTACTCGACCACCGGAGCCTCCGTGTGGGAGAACGCGCAGCCGACCTTCCGGGCGACCGCCAACGGCTCCATCGCGCTCGGCCACAACGGCAACCTGGTCAACACCGCCCAGCTCGCCGCGATGGTCGCCGACCTCCCCAAGGAGAACGGCCGCGCCACCCAGGTCGCCGCCACCAACGACACCGATCTCGTCACCGCGCTGCTCGCCGGGCAGACCGACGACGACGGAAAGCCCCTCACCATCGAGGAAGCGGCCACCAAGGTCCTCCCCGAGGTCATGGGCGCCTTCTCGCTGGTCTTCATGGACGAGCACACCCTCTACGCCGCCCGCGACCCGCAGGGCATCCGCCCGCTGGTCCTCGGCCGGCTGGAGCGCGGCTGGGTGATCGCCTCCGAGACCGCCGCCCTCGACATCTGCGGCGCCAGCTTCGTCCGCGAGATCGAGCCGGGTGAGCTCATCGCGATCGACGAGAACGGACTCCGCACCTCCCGATTCGCAGAAGCGAAGCCCAAGGGCTGTGTGTTCGAGTACGTGTACCTCGCCCGCCCCGACACCGACATCGCCGGCCGCAACGTCTACCTCTCCCGTGTGGAGATGGGCCGCCGCCTGGCGAAGGAAGCCCCCGCCGAGGCCGATCTCGTCATAGCGACGCCGGAGTCCGGCACCCCCGCCGCCATCGGCTACGCGGAGGCGTCAGGCATCCCCTACGGCGCGGGCCTGGTCAAGAACGCCTATGTGGGCCGGACCTTCATCCAGCCCTCGCAGACCATCCGCCAGCTCGGCATCCGCCTCAAGCTGAACCCCCTCAAGGAAGTCATCAAGGGCAAGCGCCTCGTGGTCGTCGACGACTCGATCGTCCGCGGCAACACCCAGCGCGCCCTCGTCCGGATGCTCCGCGAGGCCGGGGCCGCCGAGGTCCACATCCGGATCTCGTCCCCGCCGGTCAAGTGGCCCTGCTTCTTCGGCATAGATTTCGCGACCCGCGCCGAGCTCATCGCCAACGGCATGACGATCGACGAGATCGGCACCTCGCTCGGCGCCGACTCCCTCGCGTACATCTCCATCGACGGCATGATCGAGGCCACGGCCATCGACAAGCCGAACCTCTGCCGCGCCTGCTTCGACGGCGAGTACCCGATGGAGCTGCCCGACCCGGAGCTCCTCGGCAAGCAGCTTCTGGAGACCGAGCTGGCGGGCGGCGCCGACGCCGCCGACGCGCTCCGTCGTCCGTGA
- a CDS encoding META domain-containing protein, with product MRTKLIVPAAAAVTAVLTLTACGTESGSGPGAGSGSAGGSVGPALPVAGVHWSVDSVTVDGKRTEAPENAHVEIDTKGRASGNYGCNHFGADVSVEGDTITVGQGQMTEIGCPEELAAFEKAMSKAFAGKLKAKLTDGSLTLTATNGDSIALTEENAAPLVGTEWTVTSLVTGDTAASLPAGTEKKAHFVVGKDGSVRGSLGCNTFTGTATVSESAKTITFGRLATTRRMCAGPEMTLERQLTSVLQGTVAYEVRHRGLSLTADGGKGLAATAS from the coding sequence ATGCGAACCAAGCTGATCGTCCCCGCCGCTGCCGCCGTCACCGCCGTCCTCACGCTGACCGCCTGCGGCACGGAGTCCGGCTCGGGCCCCGGCGCGGGCTCGGGCAGCGCGGGCGGTTCCGTGGGGCCCGCCCTCCCCGTCGCCGGTGTCCACTGGAGCGTCGACAGCGTCACCGTCGACGGGAAGCGGACGGAAGCCCCCGAGAATGCCCACGTCGAGATCGACACCAAGGGCCGGGCGTCGGGCAACTACGGCTGCAACCACTTCGGCGCGGACGTCAGCGTCGAGGGCGACACGATCACCGTCGGCCAGGGCCAGATGACCGAGATCGGCTGCCCGGAGGAGCTCGCGGCCTTCGAGAAGGCCATGAGCAAGGCGTTCGCCGGCAAGCTCAAGGCGAAGCTGACGGACGGAAGCCTCACCCTGACCGCCACGAACGGTGACTCGATCGCCCTGACCGAGGAGAACGCCGCCCCGCTGGTGGGCACCGAGTGGACCGTCACCTCACTCGTCACGGGCGACACGGCGGCCTCGCTCCCGGCCGGCACGGAGAAGAAGGCGCACTTCGTCGTCGGCAAGGACGGCTCCGTACGCGGCAGCCTCGGCTGCAACACCTTCACCGGTACGGCGACGGTCTCGGAGTCCGCCAAGACGATCACCTTCGGCCGGCTGGCCACGACGCGGCGCATGTGCGCGGGCCCGGAGATGACCCTGGAGCGGCAGCTGACAAGCGTCCTTCAGGGCACGGTGGCGTACGAGGTGCGGCATCGCGGGCTGTCCCTCACCGCGGACGGCGGCAAGGGCCTGGCGGCGACGGCGTCCTGA
- a CDS encoding maleylpyruvate isomerase family mycothiol-dependent enzyme — protein MPPARKRTRARSYDSARIRAAVLAQFGHVQDAVGTLTPEQLALPTGLGDWTVRELAAHITLNVGAVARKVALPEPQAVEVALLDWPFTTAGLADAINEDTHALAEATRDLGVLYERTASELAAALAAASDDRLVQARMGAMRLGDHLVTRTVELVVHTDDLNTAVPGLAVPYDRQALAACVRLLADALAVKAPGGSVEVRIPPYAVVQCVEGPRHTRGTPPNVVETDPLTWVRLATGRTGWAEALDAAQVSASGERADLSGLLPLLG, from the coding sequence ATGCCACCGGCCAGGAAGCGCACCCGCGCCCGCAGCTACGACTCCGCCAGGATCAGGGCCGCTGTGCTCGCGCAGTTCGGCCACGTACAGGACGCGGTCGGGACGCTGACGCCCGAGCAGCTGGCGCTGCCCACCGGGCTGGGCGACTGGACGGTGCGGGAGCTGGCCGCGCACATCACGCTGAACGTGGGCGCGGTGGCGCGGAAGGTCGCGCTGCCCGAGCCGCAGGCGGTGGAGGTCGCCCTGCTGGACTGGCCGTTCACGACGGCGGGGCTTGCGGACGCGATCAACGAGGACACACACGCGCTCGCCGAGGCGACCAGGGACCTCGGCGTGCTGTACGAGCGGACGGCGAGCGAGCTCGCCGCCGCCCTGGCCGCCGCGTCCGACGATCGGCTGGTGCAGGCCCGGATGGGCGCGATGCGGCTCGGCGACCACCTGGTCACGCGCACGGTCGAGCTCGTCGTCCACACCGACGACCTGAACACCGCCGTCCCCGGGCTCGCCGTGCCGTACGACCGGCAGGCGCTCGCCGCCTGCGTACGCCTGCTGGCCGACGCCCTCGCCGTGAAGGCGCCCGGCGGCTCGGTGGAGGTGCGGATCCCGCCGTACGCCGTGGTGCAGTGCGTCGAGGGACCCCGGCACACCCGCGGCACCCCGCCGAACGTCGTCGAGACCGACCCGCTGACCTGGGTCCGGCTCGCGACGGGGCGTACGGGCTGGGCCGAGGCGCTCGACGCGGCGCAGGTCAGTGCGAGCGGGGAGCGGGCGGATCTGTCGGGTCTGCTGCCGCTGCTGGGCTGA
- a CDS encoding nuclear transport factor 2 family protein: MAEHPDSALVHRVYEAFGKGDRDALASMMTADVVHHVPGDNPVSGHHKGRDAVLELFGKVSELTRGSYRADLRAVAADGRGHVMAFHRAFAECGDRGIEMNNGLFFTVVGGKISDIDECVEDIDEVDAFWNAAAA; encoded by the coding sequence ATGGCTGAGCACCCGGACAGCGCCCTCGTCCACCGGGTCTACGAAGCGTTCGGCAAAGGCGACAGGGACGCCCTCGCGTCGATGATGACGGCGGACGTCGTCCACCATGTCCCCGGGGACAACCCGGTCTCCGGGCACCACAAGGGCCGCGACGCGGTACTGGAGCTGTTCGGGAAGGTCTCCGAGCTGACCCGCGGCAGCTACCGGGCCGACCTCAGGGCGGTCGCCGCCGACGGCCGCGGCCACGTCATGGCCTTCCACCGGGCCTTCGCCGAGTGCGGCGACCGCGGGATCGAGATGAACAACGGGCTGTTCTTCACCGTCGTCGGCGGCAAGATCAGCGACATCGACGAGTGCGTCGAGGACATCGACGAGGTGGACGCGTTCTGGAACGCCGCGGCGGCCTGA